A genome region from Triticum aestivum cultivar Chinese Spring chromosome 2B, IWGSC CS RefSeq v2.1, whole genome shotgun sequence includes the following:
- the LOC123044498 gene encoding protein TIC 20-I, chloroplastic — protein MVLCQGLSAGQGQLLAFPAAKPPLLRRSCIRIPAGSPGLKSARLSSKRKKLSVQAVRAGTGFLHHDMLTSSLMEGSIKGIPSLLTRQNQRRRSEVGCRASSLASFSYPELTSKPRWWWRTLACVPYLLPLHNMWSYADVIYQLHTYLQGFSLVYTFIDTMTLLPGWLLLVIFMTVYFFVVRRKWSPHFMRFHVILAILLDTGSQAVATMCTWMPSFVYQGKPMQYFWMAIAFMQIFTVLECMRCALCGMYPNVPFISHTAFIHSDLNLFR, from the exons ATGGTTCTCTGTCAAGGCTTATCTGCTGGGCAGGGGCAGCTTCTTGCTTTTCCTGCTGCTAAGCCTCCTCTCTTAAGAAGATCTTGCATTCGTATACCAGCGGGATCACCGGGTCTAAAGAGTGCTCGGCTTTCATCCAAGAGGAAGAAACTTTCAGTGCAAGCTGTACGAG CCGGCACTGGTTTTCTTCACCATGACATGCTCACATCATCTCTGATGGAGGGTTCGATCAAGGGCATTCCATCATTATTGACCCGGCAGAATCAGCGTCGAAGATCGGAAGTTGGCTGTCGAGCTTCCTCTCTAGCATCATTCAGCTACCCTGAATTGACTTCCAAGCCCAGATGGTGGTGGAGAACCCTTGCATGTGTGCCGTACTTGCTGCCACTCCACAACATGTGGTCGTATGCCGATGTCATCTACCAGTTGCACACGTACTTGCAGGGCTTTTCATTGGTTTATACTTTCATCGACACCATGACACTGCTTCCAGGGTGGCTCTTGCTGGTGATATTTATGACCGTGTACTTCTTCGTGGTGAGACGCAAGTGGTCACCCCACTTCATGAGGTTCCATGTGATCTTGGCCATCCTCCTGGACACCGGCTCCCAAGCAGTGGCAACAATGTGCACCTGGATGCCCAGCTTCGTGTATCAGGGGAAGCCCATGCAGTATTTCTGGATGGCCATTGCTTTCATGCAGATCTTTACAGTGCTAGAGTGCATGCGCTGTGCTCTCTGTGGGATGTATCCGAACGTTCCTTTCATATCCCACACAGCCTTCATCCATTCTGATCTGAATCTCTTCAGGTAG